In Miniphocaeibacter halophilus, the following proteins share a genomic window:
- a CDS encoding threonine/serine exporter family protein, whose amino-acid sequence MILFKSISAGASALFYGLFFNSPKKSTYGNFITGTVGMFVYYIFFVKLETKFVPLVISSFTIGLMAELLARICKFPATVYLVPSLIPQVPGLAMFRTMQGLAMQNLDAVLSNALDTLISATALALGIVLSTIFSKSINRVRMKSRKYKR is encoded by the coding sequence ATGATCTTATTTAAGTCAATAAGTGCAGGAGCATCAGCGCTGTTTTACGGATTGTTTTTTAATTCTCCAAAAAAATCTACATATGGTAACTTTATTACAGGAACAGTAGGTATGTTTGTTTATTATATATTCTTTGTAAAACTGGAAACAAAATTTGTTCCCTTAGTTATTAGCTCTTTTACAATAGGTCTTATGGCAGAGCTATTAGCTAGAATATGTAAATTTCCAGCAACTGTTTACTTAGTACCTAGTTTAATTCCGCAAGTTCCGGGACTTGCAATGTTTAGAACCATGCAGGGCTTAGCAATGCAAAACTTAGATGCAGTATTGTCAAATGCTTTAGATACCCTAATTAGTGCAACAGCATTAGCACTAGGAATAGTACTTTCGACAATATTTTCAAAATCTATTAACAGAGTAAGAATGAAAAGTAGAAAATATAAGAGGTAG
- a CDS encoding threonine/serine ThrE exporter family protein, whose amino-acid sequence MENIKDTTIKTHKEAKDFSILLVSMAQVLVQNGAEIYRVEDTIARMCGVYKEIKNINIYATYNMVMVSFNYKDEDIITMRRINSYSFDLSKISKINNFSRKFVNGEYNISEGAKIVNDIGYGSYQSLRNYLIFGSLGAAALIFNFGGTWEDFFVTLFAGFAGILVLFKVEDISFSFFFNNIAGAFAAALVAVLGISLGIGTNVDIVITGAIIPLLPGIYFTNAVRDFMSGDVLSGMYGMMKSILVAAGMALGVGLVLYFYY is encoded by the coding sequence ATGGAGAATATAAAAGATACAACTATAAAAACCCATAAGGAAGCTAAGGATTTTTCAATTCTATTAGTAAGTATGGCTCAAGTATTAGTACAAAATGGAGCTGAAATTTATAGAGTTGAGGATACAATAGCTAGAATGTGTGGTGTTTATAAAGAAATTAAAAATATAAATATATATGCTACTTATAATATGGTAATGGTATCTTTTAATTATAAAGATGAAGATATTATTACTATGAGAAGAATAAATTCATATTCCTTTGATTTAAGCAAAATATCTAAAATAAATAATTTCTCTAGAAAATTTGTAAACGGGGAATATAATATAAGTGAAGGAGCGAAAATAGTTAATGACATTGGCTATGGTAGTTATCAATCTTTAAGAAACTACTTAATATTTGGTAGCTTGGGAGCTGCGGCCTTAATATTTAATTTTGGTGGTACTTGGGAGGATTTTTTTGTAACTTTATTTGCCGGCTTCGCTGGTATTTTAGTGCTATTTAAAGTTGAAGATATTAGTTTCTCATTTTTTTTCAATAATATAGCAGGTGCTTTTGCCGCTGCTTTAGTGGCAGTACTTGGAATTAGCTTGGGAATTGGAACTAATGTGGATATTGTAATAACAGGGGCTATTATCCCACTATTGCCTGGAATATATTTTACTAATGCAGTAAGGGATTTTATGAGTGGTGATGTTTTATCTGGTATGTATGGCATGATGAAATCTATTTTAGTTGCAGCAGGTATGGCTCTAGGAGTTGGTTTAGTTTTATATTTTTATTATTAG